GGCAGCCAAACAGTGGTCCCACTTTTGCTCCAGGTAAAAATGGCTCAGATGCTCCTGCCACCCACACATCAATGTTATTAGGTGTGCCATAGAGAGCCAAAAACTTTTTGGCCAGAGTTCGGTTCTTCATCACTTCAGCCAAGTCTGATTCACTTTGAGGTTCTGACAGTCCACAGAACTTGCGAAATGCGTTGTAGCCTACAACAGAACACAAGGTCAAATCAGAGTATTTCAGGCAAAATGTATAtgcaaatagaaaaataaataccagGGTTTCCATGGTCTCGTGCCCTCTGCATGTTGAGAGAGGCCAGATCCTGGGCCAGATTAGCGGTGAATTCAAACAGCTTGTCCCTCACCTCTTCTGTCATCATGTTACCCTGTTGGTTCAGCTTGGCCGGCCTACCTATCAGCCCTCTCAGAATAGGGTCCACACCACctgaggaaaaataaaacagttctaTTTAATCAACTGCATGTGTGCTGGCTTTAGTGAAGACTTAGACAATATAACACTTTGGCTGTGACCTTCGTATACGACTTTCCATGGTTGAAAGAAGGTCAGGTGGAGTAAGGGAGATGGGAATTTAGGATGCTCCTGGTACTGCTTGTTGAGCCGAAACACAGAAGACTGAAGGATCAGGTGACCAAATCGGTAGGCAGCTGTGGCAAACACGTTGGCGATGCTGGGATTCACGGTTTCATCATAACCAGGGTAGTTAGAAAGTAGCTTGGCAATCAGATCTGGCCCAACAATGAGGGGCAAGTAGTCCCTGTAGGTGATAATCTGAGAGACAAAAAGGAATCAGACACATTTCTAAATGATTGCAAGAAAGCTCCTCATGTAATTCACCCATTCCTCTCACCTGGAAGTATGCTCCCATGATCTTACGCGCCTCATGGTACAGTCTGTCACCGTCCCAGTGTGGATTGAGTTTGGCCAGAGCACGAGCCAGACGATTGTGTTCACGCAACATGAGGGTGTGGATTGAGGTCAGAGCGATGTTCTCACTGGAGCGAATGTCACCTAAAAAGTCACAAATTGCGGGGAAATATGTTATAAAGTGCTTAGTAGCTCATAAGCGACAATGTTTGGCTGCCACTCACCAGCCACAAAGCATTGCACCTCCTTAGGAGGTCTAGAGTTAGGATCTCGGTTGACACAGAGGTTTACGCTTGAGTTGACAAAAGGCAGGAGCTCACGACCGTTGTCAGTGTAGTCTGTGTTAACTCTTAAAAGGCCCCGATCTGAGGTGAGGTTGCGCAGGTAGAGAGCTGTACTGTCATCTGAACCGTAAATCTGACTAGCATCAATGGCGGCGGTCAGGGCGTTCAGCTGCTCACGGGGAGCCACTGTACCATAGGTGCGAGCAGACCCACAAGTGGCTGCTGAGCGGGTGAAGGGAAAGCACCGCAGTGACTCTGAGGTGTAACGAGGGTCTGTGGATGGGACCTGTGTGGATCACAACAAGCAGTTAGCACTGAGTGGGCTACTATATGTTTGTGCTTTAGGTGGATTCTTGCTTTATTGTACTAATACTGACCTTTATAGGGAAACAGGGCTCTACTTGATCACAGTTTTGGTCACAGGTTTTAGAGTCGCCGTATATGGCGACTGTAGGTGAGGTAGGAGTCAGGGTCAGGTCATGGTCTGTCCACTGGCCGAAGAATGTCAGCAAGTGAGAGTAGTATGAGTCGCTCTCAATTACGTTAGCTTTCACAATACGGTTGGACACCTCCCTCACCTGAAGACAGCACAGAGATTATTCATACACTGGGAAAACATTTCTCCTACGATTCTACAAGCATCACAACATGGTGTGGGCACCAAATATACAGAAGAATGTTACCAGAGGAAGTACGTGATTGTTGATTGGCTTCTGAGCGGTCCATCCTCTGGGCAGAGAGATCTGGTCCTCATACTGAGCTGGGACAAAGCGGTTGAAGGGTGTGTTGGAGGCGCCCCAGCGGCTGTTTTGTCTATTTATTTCAGAAATCAATTATTAGAAAGTGAAGAAAAACATAGATGTATTTACAATGcaatgttttagtttattataTAGCTTGTTAAAAAGTAAACTGTGCCGtcatcaacacacacaggttattCACAGTCTCTATTTATGTGAAATGAAACCATCCATAATTTCACCTGTTGTTGCAGACATTGCTTGCAGTGCGAAACTTGTTAGTTCCAGTGCAGCTTAGGGGACGAGTCTGAATGGTGCAGCCTGTCGCGTCAGAAATGCTTTGCAATGTGCTGGCGTCCAGGAAATCTAAGGGAAAACAAGCACAACACAGACCTCAGCTACAGACAATGTGCAAACAGACTATCTTCAGGTAAGGGTCAGAGGATGTTGACTGGTCTCACCTGTTTCGTTGATGGAGCGTTTATGACGCGCTTGCAGAGACGTCTTGATCAGTTTTACAGTCTGTTCCATGTAATCAGCAGCACGCACAGCATTACGGGTCTGGCCACGAGGCTGGTACAACAGCCGCCTGATATCTGATCCCCTGGCAGCATTCCTCTTCGCACGGTCAACATACCTGTGACAAATGTACAGGTCAGTTTTATATTGTTAGTTTTACAATGATACTACAGCTGTTGAACAGGTTTAGATGCTCACTGTCTTCTGGAGAAAAGGTAAGCACTGTCCACAACAGTCTTGGCTTCGGCCACAGCCTTTTCAATTTCAGCGCTGCTCACATGATATTCTGGGCAAaagaaatacatatttattCTTTGTTCATTATATTATTTACTTTACCTACTAGTGTCTAAAGAGGTTTAGAAAATCAAGGCAGCACTCACCAGCAAACACCTGGCATTGCAAGCACAGGTAAAGACCTGcagccagcagacacagaacaagcttcatttctgcaagaaaaagaaaagtcatatgattaaataattatattaaaataattacatttcataCAATACATTAAATAAGGTATCATTACCTCGAGGAAACTATTGTGTGACAATGAACTGTTATGTAAAACAAACCTGTGGAAAAGATGAAGGTCGTGCTCTCCAACTCCCTGCAGCATCCAACTCTAAGTTGCTGTCAAAAGACAAGGCTTGTTGGTGCGCACAATTTTTATACATGCTGAATAAATTGTCACGTGACATGTTTATTGTTTAGGAATTCAGGCAATGAACAATTGTCTTTTTCCTTGTTCCTTTCTTGTAAATAGCAATCAAAGTATTAACGTGACGCTGAGTGTCTGGCTTTTCACGTTTTTATTTGTCTTGTTGATAGTGTTACCTTTTGATTCGATGTGCAGTGTCGATGTGCATCAACAGTGCTCGATCATGTACAACACAATATTTCTCACATGCTTCAATTGTAGCTTTTTTATTCTAATTCTAAGTAGAAATAGTTTCTGTTTGAAACTAGCCCTTGTTTTACTGTGAAGTTGGAATTATTGTTACAAAGGCAATTACTATTATTgcataaaatgtatttactgtattctCCAAAATGGTCACCCGGTCAAAGGACGATCACTGATGTATCTAAATAGGCGCAAAATGAGGGCAGCGCTGTGGCAGACACCTTGTTCATTTTGTCACCGATCAGGGTGGGGTAGaaaggtgaaggacccaaatgcacagcttgCATGAACCTAGGTTTGTAAAGGTTTCATTAGGctcatggtcaggcaggcaaaaacaagatcaagaaacagaaaacatgaccagaacatgatgacaagaacaaaacataACACAGACGTCCAAGACAGAGTCTATAACCAAAAGAAGCAACCAAGTCCAAACCATTACTAAACAACACACCAACTGAGGCCCATATGGaacggcgacgtcctccaggcagAGAGATGTCCAGAAGACCAGAGGGCCAAGATGGCCGCCGGGACAAAAAGCATCCAGTTGACTGCCAGAAGCGACGGTGTCCTCCAGGCGGATGCCAACCCAGGAGGCTGAAGAGTTCAGGAGGCCGGCAATGAACCCAGTCACCTCCAGAGCCCCACAAAGAGCATCGGTGGTCATCGCCAAACCATCAGGGACTAAGACATAAGTGGTTGCTGCCGTACCACCAGggactgaggcagacgtggttgATGGCGGACCGCCCGGAACCCCAGCAGCAACACCTGCACATAGACAAGCAGAGGGCACAGAAGGCCCTGG
Above is a window of Betta splendens chromosome 9, fBetSpl5.4, whole genome shotgun sequence DNA encoding:
- the LOC114862172 gene encoding eosinophil peroxidase-like, with protein sequence MKLVLCLLAAGLYLCLQCQVFAEYHVSSAEIEKAVAEAKTVVDSAYLFSRRQYVDRAKRNAARGSDIRRLLYQPRGQTRNAVRAADYMEQTVKLIKTSLQARHKRSINETDFLDASTLQSISDATGCTIQTRPLSCTGTNKFRTASNVCNNRQNSRWGASNTPFNRFVPAQYEDQISLPRGWTAQKPINNHVLPLVREVSNRIVKANVIESDSYYSHLLTFFGQWTDHDLTLTPTSPTVAIYGDSKTCDQNCDQVEPCFPIKVPSTDPRYTSESLRCFPFTRSAATCGSARTYGTVAPREQLNALTAAIDASQIYGSDDSTALYLRNLTSDRGLLRVNTDYTDNGRELLPFVNSSVNLCVNRDPNSRPPKEVQCFVAGDIRSSENIALTSIHTLMLREHNRLARALAKLNPHWDGDRLYHEARKIMGAYFQIITYRDYLPLIVGPDLIAKLLSNYPGYDETVNPSIANVFATAAYRFGHLILQSSVFRLNKQYQEHPKFPSPLLHLTFFQPWKVVYEGGVDPILRGLIGRPAKLNQQGNMMTEEVRDKLFEFTANLAQDLASLNMQRARDHGNPGYNAFRKFCGLSEPQSESDLAEVMKNRTLAKKFLALYGTPNNIDVWVAGASEPFLPGAKVGPLFGCLIATQFQRLRQGDRFWWENSGVFTEAQKESLRHVSFSRFICDNTGITELPQNAFLYRPRGSGYTKCSDIPAVDLSPWQEDNRGPPGPPGPPGPQGPQGPPGPQGPRGLSGPAGPAGPPGPVGKVAFSVQLGSGTPKNGVPITFNNIIYNGQNSYSTTTGRFTCSVRGVYEFEFHCTINRNNGNMDLYHNGRSILHSYTSQQNGYISASGNVYIKLERGDQVWLVANEGASGLTRDSTLSGELLFIE